The proteins below are encoded in one region of Labeo rohita strain BAU-BD-2019 chromosome 15, IGBB_LRoh.1.0, whole genome shotgun sequence:
- the tlcd5a gene encoding TLC domain-containing protein 5a codes for MTPLVLGVGACLAGWIALYALLCYTNGSCGYEWNCRLVTLFHGILAVCITAYIGYIDGPWPFTYPGTKNTPLQITAMVVSLGYFIFDMAWCVYFRTEGLVMLAHHTMSILGILLTLWLGESGIESCAVLFGSEITNPLLQTRWFLKHSGRYDSFLGEVVDVLFVLLFVFMRIFVGGAMLYCELISPRPKFIIKCGGVAMYALSWVFVVDIGRFAYRKSQLKYQRWMNRHRMAEVNGQDVKRE; via the exons ATGACGCCGTTGGTGCTGGGAGTTGGAGCGTGCTTAGCTGGCTGGATTGCTCTTTATGCTTTGCTGTGTTACACAAATGGCTCTTGTGGCTATGAATGGAACTGTCGGCTAGTTACACTATTCCATGGCATCCTTGCAGTCTGTATAACTGCATACATTGGATACATAGATGGACCGTGGCCTTTCACCTACCCAG GTACAAAGAACACCCCTCTGCAGATCACCGCTATGGTGGTCAGCCTGGGCTACTTTATCTTTGACATGGCCTGGTGTGTGTATTTCCGCACAGAGGGTCTGGTGATGCTCGCACACCACACCATGAGCATCCTGGGTATTCTGCTCACTCTGTGGCTGGGGGAGTCGGGCATCGAGTCGTGCGCCGTGCTGTTTGGCAGCGAGATCACAAACCCCCTACTTCAGACCCGCTGGTTTTTGAAACACTCCGGCCGGTACGACAGCTTCCTTGGAGAGGTGGTGGACGTTCTGTTTGTGCTGCTGTTTGTGTTCATGCGCATTTTTGTCGGCGGCGCCATGTTGTACTGTGAGCTGATCTCTCCGAGACCAAAGTTCATCATTAAATGCGGTGGCGTGGCCATGTACGCGCTGTCCTGGGTGTTCGTGGTTGACATCGGCCGCTTCGCATACCGCAAATCCCAGCTCAAATACCAGCGCTGGATGAATCGCCACAGGATGGCAGAGGTCAACGGGCAGGACGTGAAGAGAGAGTGA